One region of Epinephelus moara isolate mb unplaced genomic scaffold, YSFRI_EMoa_1.0 scaffold786, whole genome shotgun sequence genomic DNA includes:
- the LOC126387552 gene encoding NACHT, LRR and PYD domains-containing protein 12-like, with amino-acid sequence MQTGVGPEGQVGLRQKAKSLSGCLITEEGCTSLASALRSNPSHLRELDLSYNHPGDSGVKLLMDGLKDPHWRLDTLRLEHCGEQWLEPGLRKYACELTVDMNTVNTHLKLSDNNRTVTLVTEKQPYPDHPERFEHWAQLLCRTGLTGRCYWEVEWRGVAYISGSSVCGLSCWHSVFLQSLFWYIDPPPHHQHHLH; translated from the exons tcTGTCAGGCTGTCTGATCACAGAGGAAGGCTGTACCTCTCTGGCCTCAGCGCTGAGAtccaacccctcccatctgagagagctggacctGAGCTACAACCATCCAGGAGACTCAGGAGTGAAGCTGCTGATGGATGGACTGAAGGATCCACACTGGAGACTGGACACTCTCAG GTTGGAACATTGTGGAGAGCAGTGGCTGGAACCTGGTCTGAggaagt ATGCCTGTGAACTCACAGTGGACatgaacacagtaaacacacacctcAAACTGTCCGACAACAACAGGACGGTGACACTGGTGACGGAGAAGCAGCCTTATCCTGATCATCCAGAGAGATTCGAGCACTGGGCTCAGCTGCTGTGCAGAACTGGTCTGACTGGTCGCtgttactgggaggtggagtggaGAGGAGTTGCGTACATATCA GGTAGCAGTGTATGTGGACTGTCCTGCTGGCACTCTGTCTTTCTACAAAGTCTCTTCTGGTACATTGATCCACCTCCACACCATCAACACCACCTTCACTGA